In one Thioclava sp. ES.031 genomic region, the following are encoded:
- a CDS encoding M3 family oligoendopeptidase, with protein MTLTPRRPVFDANSNAGAFGDLPEWDLSDLYPAPDAPELTKDMAWLEKACAEFAADYEGKLADLDAAGMAECIKRYEEIDEKAGRVMSYTGLRYYQNTTDPARVKLLSDAQDKITTYTTPLVFFSLEFNRIPDETYEAVFADSKVARYKPVFDRMRAMKPYQLSDELEKFLHDQSVVGAAAWNRLFDETTAALEFEVQGEKLSLEATTTLLSDHNREKREAAAKELANVFGENIRTFSRIHNTLAKEKEIEDRWRKMPTPQTGRHLSNDVEPEVVQALRDAVVAAYPRLSHRYYKLKAKWLGLDKLQIWDRNAPLPTEAPRDIMWDEAKDTVLDAYSGFDPRMADIAQPFFDKGWIDAGVKPGKAPGAFAHPTVTTVHPYVMLNYLGKPRDVMTLAHELGHGVHQVLAAKQGEMLANTPLTLAETASVFGEMLTFRKLLAAAKTKEERKTLLAGKVEDMINTVVRQIAFYDFECKLHAARAEGELTPEDINALWMSVQGESLGPAFEFMEGYETFWSYIPHFVHSPFYVYAYAFGDGLVNALYAAYEAAPEGFQDKYFAMLEAGGSMHHKELLAPFGLDASDPAFWDKGLSMIEGFIDELEAMEE; from the coding sequence ATGACGCTCACACCCCGCCGCCCAGTTTTCGATGCGAATTCAAATGCAGGGGCGTTCGGCGATCTGCCCGAATGGGATCTGAGCGATCTCTATCCCGCGCCCGACGCGCCGGAACTGACCAAGGACATGGCGTGGCTGGAAAAAGCCTGCGCCGAGTTCGCCGCCGATTACGAAGGCAAACTGGCCGATCTCGATGCCGCGGGCATGGCAGAGTGCATCAAGCGCTACGAGGAGATCGACGAGAAAGCGGGCCGCGTGATGTCCTATACGGGCCTGCGCTATTACCAGAACACGACCGACCCGGCGCGGGTGAAGCTGCTGTCCGACGCGCAGGACAAGATCACCACCTACACCACGCCGCTCGTCTTCTTCAGCCTCGAATTCAACCGCATCCCGGACGAGACCTACGAGGCCGTCTTCGCCGATTCGAAGGTCGCCCGCTACAAGCCGGTGTTTGACCGGATGCGCGCGATGAAGCCCTATCAGCTCTCCGACGAGCTGGAGAAATTCCTGCACGACCAGTCGGTCGTCGGCGCCGCCGCGTGGAACCGTCTGTTCGACGAGACCACCGCCGCGCTGGAATTCGAGGTGCAGGGCGAAAAGCTGAGCCTCGAGGCCACCACCACCCTTCTCTCCGACCACAACCGCGAAAAGCGCGAAGCGGCGGCGAAAGAGCTGGCGAATGTGTTCGGCGAGAACATCCGCACCTTCTCGCGCATCCACAACACGCTGGCGAAGGAAAAGGAAATCGAGGATCGCTGGCGCAAGATGCCGACGCCGCAGACCGGTCGCCACCTGTCGAACGACGTGGAGCCGGAAGTCGTGCAGGCGCTGCGCGACGCCGTGGTCGCCGCCTACCCGCGCCTGTCGCATCGCTACTACAAGCTGAAGGCGAAATGGCTCGGCCTCGACAAGCTGCAGATCTGGGACCGCAACGCGCCGCTGCCCACCGAGGCCCCGCGCGACATCATGTGGGACGAGGCGAAGGACACCGTGCTGGACGCCTATTCCGGCTTCGATCCGCGCATGGCCGACATCGCGCAGCCCTTCTTCGACAAAGGCTGGATCGATGCGGGCGTGAAACCGGGCAAGGCGCCGGGTGCCTTTGCGCATCCGACCGTGACGACCGTCCACCCCTATGTGATGCTCAACTACCTCGGTAAACCGCGCGACGTGATGACGCTGGCGCATGAGCTGGGCCACGGCGTCCATCAGGTGCTGGCCGCGAAACAGGGCGAGATGCTGGCCAACACGCCGCTGACGCTGGCCGAGACGGCCTCGGTGTTCGGCGAGATGCTGACCTTCCGCAAGCTGCTGGCTGCCGCGAAAACCAAGGAAGAGCGCAAGACGCTTCTGGCCGGCAAGGTCGAGGACATGATCAACACGGTCGTCCGCCAGATCGCCTTCTATGATTTTGAGTGCAAGCTGCATGCGGCCCGCGCCGAAGGGGAGCTGACGCCCGAGGATATCAACGCGCTGTGGATGTCGGTGCAGGGCGAAAGCCTCGGCCCGGCATTCGAGTTCATGGAGGGCTATGAGACCTTCTGGTCCTACATCCCGCACTTCGTCCACTCGCCCTTCTACGTCTATGCATACGCCTTCGGCGACGGCCTGGTGAACGCGCTCTACGCCGCCTACGAGGCCGCGCCCGAGGGCTTCCAGGACAAGTATTTCGCGATGCTCGAAGCGGGCGGCTCGATGCACCACAAGGAACTGCTCGCGCCCTTCGGCCTCGACGCGTCCGACCCGGCCTTCTGGGACAAGGGCCTGTCGATGATCGAAGGCTTCATCGACGAGCTGGAGGCGATGGAGGAGTAA
- a CDS encoding Hint domain-containing protein, with protein sequence MTRRYAAWWLEANGFIEETSRVAPAIPLFEEAFSALARGAVIATEEGPISVEDLVPGMRVLTADERVETVTWKGSMTMFPAAKDVAARMIRVTAEAFGHGRPSQDLVLGPHARICLRDARLRGRLGIEAAYAPIAAFVDGVSVIEVTPISPVSAYHLVLEQHGSLKVGGMEVESFHPGEGFERTIDPRMAELFLALFPQMDKLREFGPIAAPRLTRFEVEEMLI encoded by the coding sequence ATGACCCGCCGCTACGCCGCGTGGTGGCTGGAGGCGAACGGCTTCATCGAAGAAACATCCCGCGTCGCCCCGGCGATCCCGCTGTTCGAAGAGGCGTTTTCGGCCTTGGCGCGCGGTGCCGTGATCGCGACCGAGGAAGGCCCGATCTCGGTTGAGGATCTGGTGCCCGGGATGCGGGTTCTGACCGCCGATGAGCGGGTCGAGACCGTCACCTGGAAAGGCTCGATGACAATGTTCCCGGCGGCGAAGGACGTGGCCGCGCGGATGATCCGCGTGACCGCCGAAGCCTTCGGACATGGCCGTCCGTCGCAGGATCTGGTGCTGGGCCCGCATGCGCGGATCTGCCTGCGCGATGCCCGGCTGCGCGGACGCTTGGGCATCGAGGCGGCCTATGCGCCGATCGCGGCCTTCGTCGATGGGGTGAGCGTCATCGAGGTTACGCCGATCTCGCCGGTCTCCGCCTATCATCTGGTGCTGGAGCAGCACGGCTCGCTCAAGGTCGGCGGCATGGAGGTCGAGAGCTTCCACCCCGGCGAAGGGTTCGAGCGGACGATCGACCCGCGGATGGCCGAGCTGTTCCTCGCGCTGTTTCCGCAGATGGACAAGCTGCGCGAATTCGGCCCGATCGCCGCGCCGCGGCTGACCCGTTTCGAGGTCGAAGAAATGCTGATCTGA
- the pgeF gene encoding peptidoglycan editing factor PgeF — translation MLEILTSPALGTVKHGFFTRKGGASSGIFAGLNCGPGSSDQSEAVRTNRARAADAMGVELNALQGVNQVHSPDVAVIEEITDPPPRADAAVTKVPGIAISILTADCQPVLFSDPKAGVIGAAHAGWRGAMEGVLENTLDAMERLGAHREDITAVIGPCISVHSYEVGEDFMEQFLMEDMDYSRFFSPGPSGKPHFDLPSFSLHRLREAGVGEAEWMRRCTYQEPERFYSYRRTTHAGEADYGRLLSAIRL, via the coding sequence ATGCTCGAAATTCTGACCTCACCCGCCTTGGGAACCGTGAAGCACGGGTTCTTCACACGCAAAGGCGGCGCGTCCTCGGGCATTTTCGCGGGGCTCAACTGCGGTCCCGGCTCGTCGGATCAAAGCGAGGCGGTGCGCACCAATCGCGCCCGCGCGGCCGATGCGATGGGCGTGGAGCTGAACGCGCTGCAAGGCGTCAATCAGGTGCATTCGCCCGATGTCGCCGTGATCGAAGAGATTACCGATCCGCCGCCGCGCGCCGATGCGGCCGTGACCAAGGTGCCGGGCATCGCGATTTCGATCCTGACCGCCGATTGCCAGCCGGTGCTGTTCTCCGACCCGAAAGCGGGCGTTATCGGCGCGGCCCATGCGGGCTGGCGCGGCGCGATGGAGGGGGTGCTGGAGAACACGCTCGACGCGATGGAGCGCTTGGGCGCGCATCGCGAGGACATTACGGCGGTGATCGGGCCGTGCATCTCGGTCCATTCCTACGAGGTCGGCGAAGACTTCATGGAGCAGTTCCTGATGGAGGACATGGACTACAGCCGCTTCTTCTCGCCCGGCCCCTCGGGCAAGCCGCATTTCGACCTGCCGAGCTTCTCGCTGCACCGGCTGCGCGAGGCGGGCGTCGGCGAGGCGGAATGGATGCGCCGCTGCACTTATCAGGAGCCTGAGCGTTTCTATTCCTACCGCCGCACGACCCATGCGGGCGAGGCCGATTACGGGCGTCTGCTCTCGGCGATCCGGCTCTGA
- a CDS encoding class I SAM-dependent methyltransferase, with amino-acid sequence MTPLGDILAAQIAAEGPMRLDRYMSACLLHPEHGYYATRDPFGRAGDFITAPEISQMFGEMLGLCLAQAWLDQGRPAPFVLAEAGPGRGTLMADMLRAMKAVPGMVEAAQVHLIEASPTLREIQRATLAPHQITWHETIDGLPERPIFVVANEFLDALPIRQFQRDGDGWAERQVGLSDDGTLTPGLAPPSRLEALEPRMADTAPGDVVETCAAAVNFTETLAARIANQGGTALLIDYGNWHSKGDTFQALKGHEPVDPFAEPGEADLTAHVDFEPLAQAAQDAGAAVSGMTAQGVLLERLGITARAQRLAEALSGAARETHIAAHRRLTHPEEMGHLFQALAIVAPAAPLPPGFDPKTI; translated from the coding sequence GTGACCCCGCTGGGCGACATCCTTGCCGCGCAGATCGCGGCGGAGGGGCCGATGCGGCTCGACCGTTATATGAGCGCCTGCCTGCTGCATCCCGAGCATGGCTATTACGCCACCCGCGATCCGTTCGGGCGCGCAGGCGATTTCATCACTGCGCCGGAGATTTCCCAGATGTTCGGCGAAATGCTGGGGCTGTGTCTGGCGCAGGCGTGGCTCGATCAGGGCCGGCCCGCGCCCTTCGTGCTGGCCGAGGCAGGGCCGGGGCGTGGCACGCTGATGGCCGATATGCTGCGTGCGATGAAGGCCGTGCCGGGGATGGTGGAGGCCGCACAGGTCCATCTGATCGAGGCCTCGCCCACCTTGCGCGAGATCCAGCGCGCGACGCTCGCGCCGCATCAGATCACGTGGCACGAGACGATCGACGGCCTGCCCGAGAGGCCGATTTTCGTCGTCGCGAACGAGTTTCTCGACGCGCTGCCGATCCGGCAGTTCCAGCGGGACGGCGACGGCTGGGCCGAGCGGCAGGTAGGGCTGTCCGACGACGGCACGCTGACGCCCGGCCTCGCGCCGCCGTCGCGCCTCGAGGCGTTGGAGCCGCGCATGGCCGACACCGCACCGGGCGACGTGGTCGAGACCTGTGCGGCTGCGGTGAACTTCACCGAGACGCTGGCTGCGCGGATTGCAAACCAAGGCGGCACGGCGCTGCTGATCGACTATGGCAACTGGCATTCCAAGGGTGACACGTTTCAGGCGCTCAAGGGCCATGAGCCTGTCGATCCGTTTGCGGAGCCCGGCGAGGCGGACCTGACCGCCCATGTCGATTTCGAGCCTCTGGCGCAGGCCGCGCAAGACGCGGGGGCCGCCGTCTCGGGCATGACCGCGCAGGGCGTTCTGCTGGAGCGGCTGGGCATCACGGCACGGGCGCAGCGCCTCGCGGAAGCGTTATCGGGGGCCGCGCGCGAGACCCATATCGCCGCGCATCGCCGCTTGACCCATCCCGAGGAAATGGGTCACCTGTTCCAAGCTCTGGCGATTGTCGCACCCGCTGCGCCGCTGCCGCCGGGGTTCGATCCGAAGACCATCTGA
- the lgt gene encoding prolipoprotein diacylglyceryl transferase, with protein MLPLAIPFPDFDPVAITIPGLGLPIRWYALAYIAGLIAGWQIIVALMKRDTLWPQNRSPMEHGKVEDLLTAVIIGVVLGGRLGFILFYEPAWYLAHPLDIVKVWQGGMSFHGGFLGTLLAGWWFARRHDVPKLKLADAMALVAPIGLFLGRIANFIKPELWGRPTDVPWGVIFPGELAQTCLGIAGQVDGTCARHPSQLYEAGLEGLLLGLILWSMVWFGRSLKRPGLSLGVFLMGYGAARAFVELFRQGDPQFVTLGNPYGHVIRFTDGWGLTMGQVLSLPMIAVGLYFVIRALRAPKAS; from the coding sequence TTGCTGCCTCTCGCCATTCCCTTCCCCGATTTCGATCCGGTCGCCATCACGATCCCCGGTCTCGGCCTGCCGATCCGCTGGTATGCGCTGGCCTACATCGCGGGGCTGATCGCGGGCTGGCAGATCATCGTGGCGCTTATGAAGCGCGATACGCTCTGGCCTCAGAACCGCTCGCCGATGGAGCACGGCAAGGTCGAGGACCTGCTGACGGCGGTGATCATCGGCGTGGTTCTGGGCGGGCGGCTTGGCTTCATCCTGTTCTATGAACCGGCTTGGTATCTGGCCCATCCGCTCGACATCGTGAAGGTCTGGCAGGGCGGCATGTCCTTCCACGGTGGTTTCTTGGGCACTCTGCTCGCGGGTTGGTGGTTCGCGCGACGGCATGACGTGCCCAAGCTGAAACTGGCCGATGCGATGGCGCTGGTCGCGCCGATCGGGTTGTTCCTCGGGCGGATCGCGAATTTCATCAAGCCGGAGCTTTGGGGGCGTCCCACGGACGTGCCGTGGGGCGTGATCTTCCCCGGTGAGCTGGCGCAGACCTGCCTCGGGATCGCGGGGCAGGTGGATGGCACCTGCGCGCGCCATCCTTCGCAGCTCTATGAGGCGGGGCTGGAAGGGCTGCTGCTCGGGCTGATCCTGTGGAGCATGGTTTGGTTCGGCCGCTCGCTGAAGCGCCCAGGCCTGAGCCTCGGCGTGTTCCTGATGGGCTATGGTGCCGCGCGCGCCTTTGTCGAGCTGTTCCGGCAGGGCGATCCGCAATTTGTGACCCTCGGCAATCCCTACGGCCATGTGATCCGCTTCACCGATGGCTGGGGGCTGACGATGGGGCAGGTGCTGTCGCTGCCGATGATCGCGGTGGGGCTGTATTTCGTGATCCGCGCGCTTCGGGCGCCGAAAGCCTCGTGA
- a CDS encoding accessory factor UbiK family protein, with translation MQPPNKMFDEMSKLMTNAMGVAQGAKDEAETAMKSWMDRWLADRDLVTREEFDAVRAMAQKAREENEALKARIKALEGKSES, from the coding sequence ATGCAGCCGCCCAACAAGATGTTCGACGAAATGTCCAAGCTGATGACCAACGCGATGGGCGTGGCCCAAGGCGCGAAGGACGAGGCCGAGACGGCGATGAAAAGCTGGATGGACCGCTGGCTGGCCGACCGCGACCTCGTGACCCGCGAGGAATTCGACGCGGTGCGTGCGATGGCGCAGAAAGCGCGCGAGGAAAACGAGGCGCTGAAGGCCCGCATCAAGGCGCTCGAAGGCAAGTCCGAGAGCTGA
- a CDS encoding PhoH family protein: MGFSAITPPPRSQDAHETLLEFPNNRLLIDLCGEFDRNLAQIEHKLQVHILRRGNQLAVVGEPEAQSQAAAVLHQLYQRLEQNKQIDAEEVDAALRMADLGGTGTTVDEQLEMFEAGKFEIRTRKKQVEPRTEAQKAYVKHLFEHELAFGIGPAGTGKTYLAVAVGVTMLIGGHVDKIILSRPAVEAGERLGFLPGDMKDKVDPYMQPLYDALNDFLPAKQLAKLLEEKRIEIAPLAFMRGRTLSNAFVVLDEAQNASTMQMKMFLTRLGQGSRMVITGDRSQVDLPRGMPSGLQDAERILGHVEGISFNYFTAKDVVRHPMVAKIIDAYDKAEGE; the protein is encoded by the coding sequence TTGGGCTTCAGCGCGATCACACCCCCGCCTCGCTCTCAGGATGCTCACGAGACGCTTCTTGAGTTCCCCAACAACCGGCTGCTGATCGATCTTTGCGGTGAATTCGACCGCAATCTGGCCCAGATAGAGCACAAACTTCAGGTTCATATCCTGCGGCGTGGCAACCAACTGGCCGTGGTGGGCGAGCCCGAAGCGCAATCGCAAGCCGCCGCCGTGCTGCATCAGCTGTATCAACGCCTCGAACAGAACAAGCAGATCGACGCCGAAGAAGTCGATGCGGCGCTGCGCATGGCCGATCTGGGCGGCACCGGGACCACGGTCGACGAGCAGCTCGAGATGTTCGAGGCGGGCAAGTTCGAGATCCGCACCCGCAAGAAGCAGGTCGAGCCGCGCACCGAGGCGCAGAAAGCCTATGTGAAGCATCTCTTCGAGCACGAGCTGGCCTTCGGGATCGGGCCTGCGGGCACCGGCAAGACCTATCTCGCGGTGGCCGTGGGTGTGACCATGCTGATCGGTGGTCATGTCGACAAGATCATCCTGTCGCGTCCGGCCGTCGAGGCGGGCGAGCGTCTGGGCTTCCTGCCCGGCGACATGAAGGACAAGGTCGATCCCTATATGCAGCCGCTCTATGACGCGCTGAACGACTTCCTGCCAGCCAAGCAGCTCGCAAAACTGCTGGAGGAGAAGCGGATCGAGATCGCGCCGCTCGCCTTCATGCGCGGCCGCACGCTGTCGAACGCCTTCGTGGTGCTGGACGAGGCTCAGAACGCCTCGACCATGCAGATGAAGATGTTCCTGACCCGTCTGGGGCAGGGCTCGCGGATGGTCATCACCGGCGACCGCTCTCAGGTAGACCTGCCGCGCGGGATGCCCTCGGGCCTTCAGGATGCGGAGCGCATCCTCGGCCATGTCGAGGGGATCAGCTTCAACTACTTCACCGCGAAAGACGTGGTGCGTCACCCGATGGTCGCGAAGATCATCGACGCCTACGACAAGGCGGAAGGCGAGTAA
- the miaB gene encoding tRNA (N6-isopentenyl adenosine(37)-C2)-methylthiotransferase MiaB, producing the protein MSDAPKKLHIKTYGCQMNVYDSERMAEAMGAKGYELTDDVGAADMVLLNTCHIREKAAEKVYSDLGRLRPFKEAKPDLKIGVAGCVAQAEGDEILRRSDLVDLVVGSQSYHKLPELVARTDNGARPVETEFPLEDKFDHLPARPVQARPTAFLTVQEGCDKFCAFCVVPYTRGAEVSRPADKILREARALVEKGVREITLLGQNVNAYHGEGEGGDWSLARLARSLAKIDGLERIRYTTSHPNDMEDDLIAAHGDEPKLMPYLHLPVQSGSDKILKAMNRKHTAESYIRLIERIRAARPDIVISGDFIVGFPGETVQDFEDTMALIREVNYGMAYSFKYSPRPGTPAAGAKGAVPAEVADARLQELQALLTSQQRACQESMIGREVNVLFEKPGRLDGQWVGKSDYLQAVHVSGEGLSPGVLAKVRITGTAPNSLAGELI; encoded by the coding sequence ATGAGCGACGCTCCGAAAAAGCTGCATATCAAAACCTATGGCTGTCAGATGAATGTCTATGACAGTGAGCGCATGGCCGAGGCCATGGGCGCCAAGGGCTATGAGCTGACCGACGATGTGGGCGCGGCGGATATGGTGCTGCTCAACACCTGCCATATCCGCGAGAAGGCGGCCGAGAAGGTCTATTCCGATTTGGGCCGTCTGCGTCCTTTCAAGGAGGCCAAGCCCGATCTGAAAATCGGTGTCGCGGGCTGTGTCGCGCAGGCCGAGGGGGACGAGATACTGCGGCGCTCGGATCTGGTGGATCTGGTCGTGGGCTCGCAAAGCTATCACAAGCTGCCCGAACTGGTCGCGCGGACCGATAATGGCGCGCGCCCCGTCGAGACCGAGTTTCCTCTGGAAGACAAGTTCGACCATCTGCCCGCACGCCCCGTGCAGGCGCGCCCGACCGCCTTCCTGACGGTGCAGGAAGGCTGCGACAAGTTCTGCGCCTTCTGCGTGGTGCCTTACACGCGCGGGGCCGAGGTTTCGCGCCCGGCGGACAAGATCCTGCGCGAGGCGCGGGCGCTGGTCGAGAAAGGCGTGCGCGAGATCACGCTGCTGGGTCAGAACGTCAACGCCTATCACGGGGAAGGTGAGGGGGGTGACTGGTCGCTCGCGCGGCTGGCCCGGTCGCTCGCCAAGATCGATGGGCTTGAGCGCATCCGCTACACCACCTCGCACCCGAACGACATGGAAGACGATCTGATCGCGGCCCATGGCGACGAGCCGAAGCTGATGCCCTATCTGCATCTGCCGGTGCAATCGGGCTCGGACAAGATCCTCAAGGCGATGAACCGCAAGCATACGGCGGAGAGCTATATCCGCCTGATCGAGCGCATTCGCGCCGCGCGCCCCGACATCGTGATCTCGGGCGATTTCATCGTGGGCTTCCCCGGCGAGACCGTTCAGGATTTCGAGGACACGATGGCGCTAATCCGCGAGGTCAATTACGGCATGGCCTATTCGTTCAAATACTCGCCGCGCCCGGGCACGCCCGCGGCTGGCGCGAAAGGCGCGGTGCCTGCAGAGGTCGCCGATGCGCGGCTGCAAGAGCTTCAGGCGCTTCTGACCTCGCAACAGCGGGCCTGTCAGGAGAGCATGATCGGGCGCGAAGTGAACGTGCTTTTTGAGAAGCCCGGGCGGCTGGACGGCCAGTGGGTCGGCAAGTCCGATTACCTGCAGGCGGTCCATGTCTCGGGCGAAGGGCTTAGCCCCGGCGTTCTGGCGAAGGTGCGGATCACCGGGACGGCGCCGAATTCGCTGGCGGGCGAGTTGATCTGA